The Comamonas endophytica sequence CTGGCCTTCTTCAAGCGGCTGGTCGATGTGATCAACCATGAACACTGGGGCATCGACAGGGAACGCAAGGAACTGGTGCGCGGGTTCTCCGAGCAGTACCAGACGCAGTTCGACGAAGCGCAGCTCGCGCAGATCCATTCCATCGAATTCTTCAACTCGGTGTGCGTGGTGCGCAAGAAGACGGCCAGGGCCAATGTGCTGGGCGATCGCATCGTTGCCGGCAGGAGCGACCAGGTGGTTCCCGGGCTCCAGGCGCTGTCGGGCAGCTCGCTCGCGCAGCCGCAATCCGCCAATCCATGGACGGCCATGGACCGCGCGCCCGACGAGGCGTGGGAGCAGCTGGCGCACACCGCAGCGCAGCGCGGCAGCCGGATCGAAAGCCTGGCCCAGGCCCTGGCGCAGAAGGAGAGCCAGCTGTCGGATCTGTCCCGTGAAGCCGGCGAGAAGGAGGGGGTGATCGCCGGCCTCAGGGATTGCCTCGCGGCACAGGAAAAACAGGCCCGGGCCCTGCAGGAAACGGTGCATGCGCTGCATCGGTCGAGGAGCTGGCGCATCACTCGTCCCTTGCGCGCTCTGGGCAGCCTGCGCAAGCGGCTCGGCAGCCTGCTGGCGATCGTGCGCCGCCTGTCCAGAAGCCAGTCGCTTCCCAGCCTGGCGCGCAAGGCGGTACGGGTCTGGCGCCGCGAAGGGCTGCAGGGCCTGCGCGCGCGCATCCGCCAGCAGAAGTACCTGGCGGCGCAGCCCGGGCCTGCAGCCGGGCCAGGCTTTGCCCTGGCGCCTGCGGCCATCGTGCGCGACCGGCAAGGCCGCTATGCGCTCGATCCGGTGCCAAGCCATTACACCTACGTCGAGCCGCAGCCCCCTATGGACCTGGCGCAGCGGCTCGAGGCCATGCAGTCCAAGCCGCTGTTTTCCATTGTCGTGCCGGTGTACAACACGCCGCCCGAACTGCTGGAGGCCGTGCTCGACTCGGTCAAAAAGCAGTGGTATCCCCACTGGCAGTTGATCCTGAGCGACGATGCCAGCCCGTCCGAGGAAACACGCCAGGCGCTGGCGCGCATCGACCACCCGCAGATCAAGCTGCTGCGTCTGGAGCGCAACCAGGGCATCGCCGGGGCCACCAATGCGGCGCTGGACGCGGCGGAGGGCGACTTCATCGTGTTCATGGACCACGATGACGAGATCACCGTGGACTGCCTCTACGAGCTGGCGCTCTGCATAGAGCGCGAGCAGCCGGATTTCATCTACAGCGACGAAGACAAGCTCACCCAGGCCGGCGACTACAGCGAGCCGCATTTCAAGCCCGACTGGTCGCCGGACACGATGATGAGCACCATGTTCACCTGCCATGTGTCCTGCGTGCGCCGCAGCCTGCTGGAGAAGACCGGGGGGCTGCGCTCGGATTACGACGGCTGCCAGGACTGGGATTTCGTGCTCCGTGTCTCGGAGCACACCGACCGCATCAACCACATCGCCAAGGTGCTCTACCACTGGCGCATCATTCCCGCCTCGATCGCCTCGGACATCGCCGCCAAGCCGTACGTGCTGGAGGCCTCG is a genomic window containing:
- a CDS encoding glycosyltransferase — translated: MKSLVQLYQEHQGKVSDKWEIYLAEYDRIFSGFRSQPIRMLEIGIQNGGSLEIWTEYFRNARIFIGCDINPACSRLSYEDPRVKVVIGDANAEVTAAQILGHSPAFDLIIDDGSHVSSDIVKSFAFYFRHLEQGGVFVAEDLHCSYWQDFEGGLYHPYSSLAFFKRLVDVINHEHWGIDRERKELVRGFSEQYQTQFDEAQLAQIHSIEFFNSVCVVRKKTARANVLGDRIVAGRSDQVVPGLQALSGSSLAQPQSANPWTAMDRAPDEAWEQLAHTAAQRGSRIESLAQALAQKESQLSDLSREAGEKEGVIAGLRDCLAAQEKQARALQETVHALHRSRSWRITRPLRALGSLRKRLGSLLAIVRRLSRSQSLPSLARKAVRVWRREGLQGLRARIRQQKYLAAQPGPAAGPGFALAPAAIVRDRQGRYALDPVPSHYTYVEPQPPMDLAQRLEAMQSKPLFSIVVPVYNTPPELLEAVLDSVKKQWYPHWQLILSDDASPSEETRQALARIDHPQIKLLRLERNQGIAGATNAALDAAEGDFIVFMDHDDEITVDCLYELALCIEREQPDFIYSDEDKLTQAGDYSEPHFKPDWSPDTMMSTMFTCHVSCVRRSLLEKTGGLRSDYDGCQDWDFVLRVSEHTDRINHIAKVLYHWRIIPASIASDIAAKPYVLEASRRVREDALQRRGLRGDVEPVEQVPGYFRVAYHLQGNPLISIIIPTRDNEKILRRCIESLFERTRWRHFEVVILDNGSVEPHTCAYLQQLQDQPGVRVIRHDAPFNFSELNNIGVRHAQGELLLFLNDDTEILQEDWLERMGSFAQLPHVGAVGAKLLYPGGRQVQHAGILNLEDGPGHAFLLQDGDSPGYYMRNLLEYNWLAVTGACLMVARDRFEAVDGFDETLPIAYNDVDLCMRLHGAGFYNVVCQAVRLTHHESVSRGVDHIDQAKRERLKRELAHLYEKNPRFFLCDPFHNPNLHPNGIQFEVPQ